The stretch of DNA ATGTTACGCTTATATATTCTAAACTGGGTAACTCCACAACGATTACATTTCCAACGCTGTTTTCCTCTTACTTTGCCATGTTTGTGACATTTAGCGTCACATTTTTTACAATTCATCCTTAAATAATTTCAATAATTCCATACAAAGTCAAATCCCTTGAAAAGTCTTATAAGACAGGCTGTTCCAAATGAAAACCCCATACATTTAGTTACACAAGGTTAAAAAAACTTATTTTAAAGCTTTTTAAGAAACTTTCTTCAAGAAATAGTTATTAATACTACTTGAGAAAGACTATTACTATTTTTTTCAAAGAACTTATTTACAACACTTTAACTTTTCAAAGTTACAGTTTTATGGTGATGTTACACTACCAATTACCCAGATTTTTTTATTAAAAGTAAAATATGAATTAACAAAGAAATAAAAGAAATAGGTATTAATATTATTGTTAAAGTTATTGTTGAATAACCCGTTTCTAAATTTTGTTCATGATACAAATAGTTTAACAATAAAATATAAACCAATAATAACCCACAGTATTTCAGAAGAAAAACTATATAATCATGAAAAACTATTAGTTTACCTTTTTTTATTAAAAAAAACAATATTAGTATTACCAAGGGTAATATAAGCACATATACATACAACATATTTTATTCTTTAGTTCCTTTTTTGATAACCGTTTTCTTTCTACTTCTTCACCTCCACTTTCTTCAACAATATTGTCTAAAACTTCTTGCCAAGACTTAGTTTGCTCACTTCTAGCCGTACTTTCAAATAATTTTGCTGCCATTTGATCTACTTCTGATATACTACTTATGTTAAAGTGAATGTTACCATCTGTAGTTTCATATAATTCAAATTCAATTTCCCCTTTTTCAACATGTCCTTCTAATGTCACAAATTTAGCAGAGATATAAGAATCTTCTTCTTTTATTTCTTCAACTTTAACATACCCATTATTCAATAATAAATTAATCTCAATAAAAATATAGCTACCCTTTACAAAAGACGAGGAATTACCTTCTTTATCAACTGGAGAATTAAACGTAGCCTTAGAATTAGTCAAATACTTTTCAGGGGTACTTTTAAAAGTGTTCTTCATATCCTGAAAAGTAGTTGTTGGATTTTTTATAGTTACTCCAAAATGTTGTGATTGACCAAGACTAGTAGGTCGTTTAATCTTTAAGCTACCAGGAGCATAAAACTTAGACATAAAATTCTCCCACTCTAACCCTTCCAACTCAACACCGTCAACAACTCTATTTTCACTAAAAGCATACGGACTATTCCATGGAAATTCTATTGCTAAAGGATCAACCGCAAAAAATCTTCCTAATCTTGGGGCAGACATTCTGTATTTATAATTTGTACTGTTCCCCTTTCCTTTGATTTCATCATCGCTCTCCTGTCCTTGGAAGCCATAACGGTAATAATCTCCAATAACCTTTTTTAATGGTTTTTTCTGAGGTCAGGTCTTTTTTAAACTAACTTCTTAGGGTTTTAGTTGCTCTGCTACAAAAGCTTTCAAAGAACGCTTGGTCTGTTAACGTTTTAACTAGACTGGGTTGGTGGTTGATATTAGACTAACATTATAAGGGAACAGATAAATAAATTGTTTTTATATCATTCTCTTTGCTTAAAAAAAACAAAGTGTCGAAATGTTGACCTAATAATTCAACACTGATTAAGTCCCCTATTTTCCTTATGTCCTCTTTCTTTGTATATGTCAATTTAGCATCATAACTAGTATTTGATTTCCATTTTAATAAGAATTTTTCACTCACATCACCATTTTCAATGATTGTTAAATGTGTGCTATCTAATTTATATCTAACACCTATATCTTCAGGATACAACTGCTTAAAATCACCTATTATTAAACTTTTTTGCTCAGTTCCATCTATTAACTTCATTTTTGAAGTATAAGGTGAAAAATTTATTTTGTTTGTTAATTCCCAAAATTCAGGACAGCTATTATACAGATATGAAACAAGTGTATCATTATTTGATATAGCACATTTTTCTATAATAGAAGTAATGTTTTCATTATCTTTTTCTGTGTTTTTTATACATTGACAAACGTCACTAT from Flavobacteriales bacterium encodes:
- a CDS encoding DUF1990 domain-containing protein; the protein is MSAPRLGRFFAVDPLAIEFPWNSPYAFSENRVVDGVELEGLEWENFMSKFYAPGSLKIKRPTSLGQSQHFGVTIKNPTTTFQDMKNTFKSTPEKYLTNSKATFNSPVDKEGNSSSFVKGSYIFIEINLLLNNGYVKVEEIKEEDSYISAKFVTLEGHVEKGEIEFELYETTDGNIHFNISSISEVDQMAAKLFESTARSEQTKSWQEVLDNIVEESGGEEVERKRLSKKELKNKICCMYMCLYYPW